The Polaribacter sp. MED152 region AATTCTTCTCTTAACATTCTTTTACCTCTTAACAAATGTGTTCTAGAAGTGTTTTCACTAATATTTAATACTGATGAAATCTCTTGATGATCATAACCTTCTAAAAGATATAAGGTGAGTACCAATCTATATTTATCTTTCAATTCGTTAATTTTTGACACAATTAAATCTATACAAATATCACTTTCAAAATGCCAATTATCGCTTTCTAAATTCCCTGTTATTTCTTCATTAATAGTAACCAATTCTAATTTCTTTTGTTTTAAACAATCTATACATTGGTTGATCACTATTCTCTTTAACCAAGCTCCAAATGCTACTTCGTTTTTATAAGATTTAATGTTTTTAAACGCCTTAATAAAAGCATCTTGCATTACATCTTCTGCCAAACATTTATCTTTCATATACCTAACAGCCACAGCAAACATGCCTTTTGCATACAAATTATACAATTGCATTTGCGCTTTTGCATCATTGCTTTTGCATTGATCAATTATAGTTTGATGTAATTGTTTGGTTGGTTTCATTAAATCATTCTTATTCTAAAGACGATACATTTTTAACGATGTTGCAAAACGTTCTAAAATTTATCTTTAAATTTACATATTAACTTTTACAATGAATAAAAAACAATCTGCATTGCATGAAAAAGAAGGTGTTTCTAAACCAGAAACCACTAACTATTCTAGTGCAGAAAAAATAAAAATTAACAGAGCAAAAAGAAATTCTGTTGATGAATTTGTAACTCAAATTTTAAAAGGAAACATTACATTTCTAAGCAGAGCAATTACTTTAGTAGAAAGCACAAATGCGAATCATCAAAAAAAAGCAAACGAAATTTTAGAAAGATGCTTGCCTTTTGCAAACAATTCTGTAAGAATTGGTATTACTGGAGTGCCAGGTGTTGGTAAAAGTACATTTATAGAAGCTTTTGGTAAATACCTTACAAATAAAGGAAACAAGGTTGCAGTTTTAGCTGTAGATCCAAGCAGTTCTGTAAATAAAGGTTCTATTTTAGGTGATAAAACCAGAATGGAACAGTTGGTTACAGATCAAAATGCGTTTATAAGACCCTCACCCTCTGGGACCTCTTTGGGTGGAGTTGCTCAAAAAACCAGAGAATCTATAATTTTATGTGAAGCTGCAGGTTTTGATACTATAATTATTGAAACTGTGGGAGTTGGTCAATCTGAAACTGTAGTTCATTCCATGGTAGATTTCTTTTTATTACTGAAACTTGCAGGTGCAGGAGATGAATTGCAAGGAATTAAAAGAGGAATTATAGAAATGGCAGATGCCATTGTTATTAATAAAGCTGATGGTGATAATGCTAAAAATGCTAACATTGCTAAAGTAGAATTTAACAGAGCTTTGCATTTATACCCTTTAAAAGAAAGTAACTGGCAACCTAAAGTTATAACTGCAAGTGCATTGCAAAATTTGAACATTGATAAGGTTCATGAAATGATTGCTGAATATCTTAAACTTACCAAAAACAACAATTACTTTGAAGAGAAAAGAAATGAGCAAAATACTTTTTGGCTACTTTCTACCATAAATCAGCAATTAAAAGATAATTTCTACAACAATCCTAACATTAGTAAAGAGTTAACTAAAGAAATTATGAATTTAAAAAATGGAAAAACCACACCATTTAACGCTGCTAAAAGATTATTAAATTTGTAATTTTTTTGGTTGGTTTTCGACTACAAAGTATATAGTTTTGTGTAAAGTTTAGTGCTGAAACAATACTATCAATAATAGCATAAAAAGCTATTCTTAAGATTCTATTTAAACCTATGATACATCAAAAATTAAATAATTTTATTGCTCAAGTTGTTGATAATATGCCTAGTGATTGGGTTAATCTAACAACTCATAGACTGGATATATATAATGAATCGCTTGCAAAAAGCGAATTTTTAGCAAAATTTGAAGCCTTATTTAAAAACGATACAGTCAATAAAAATAAGCTAGAAAATTTACCAACTGCTTATGATTATATTCGTTTAGGGCACCCTTTATCTTGTGTTCTTGAATGGATTTTAAGTAAATTAAACGATTTACATCCAGATGAAGTAATCAGTTTTTCTTCTTTAACGATGCCTATTTTGGCAGTTTTAAGGAAAAATTTATTGGAAAATAAAGACACAGCTATTTATTTTACAAATTCCAGATTTAATGATATAGATTTTGAAACCTTAAAACGTGTTTATGGCTATAATTTTAGTACTCATTTAATTGATAATGAAAGTGAAATTCAAGAATCTGATTCAAGTACTATTTTTATATCTGATAAAGAAGACTTTAAAACGTTTAATTTAAGCTCATCAGTTGATTTTTATGTTAATGCGTATTCAGACTTAGGAAGTGTTCTATTGGTAAATGGAGTAAAAAATAAAGAATACACATCAGAAATTCAACATGTTAGAAGAAGAGAAAGTGTTGCTATGACACCTGTAAATTCTTTAAAAGCGTTAAATCTGTTTTTAGGAAGATCATACACCGAAAATGATACAAGTGCTAATGATTCCAAAAAATTAGTACAAAGTTTAATCAAAGATATTACAGGCACAAAAGCTACTCCTTTATTAGGCTCTAGTGGATTATCTATTCAATATGCAATTATGATGGGCTTAGTTGATGATGCTCTTCAAAATCATAAAAATAAAACTATAAAATTTATTGTACCACCAAATTGTTATGGAGGTACAAACGATCAAGCAAGAAGAGTTGCAGCATTAGATAAAAATATTGAAGTTGTTGATTTACCTGTAGATGGTAAAAATGATATGGTTTCTAGCATAGACCGCATTTTAGATGAAGTTGCAAATGAAGATGCTGTACCTTATATCATTGCAGAAATACCTACAAATCCAAGAGTTGAAGTTCCGAATTTAGAAGATTTAAAACGTGTTTTAACCAATGAACGCAAAACCAATTCTGGAGAAAGTGCAATAGATCCTATTTTCATTTTAGACCAAACTTTTTGTCCTAATTATCAATTTTTAGGCGAAGGTGAAATTTTATCAACTTGCAGAAGTATCGCATATGCTAGCGGTTCTAAATTTCCTAGTGGAGGTAAATGTACTGCTGGTTATTGTGTTTCTAATGATAAAGCAAAGGCTTTAATGCACAAAATTGAGCATCACTTAACTTTATGTGATAATGAAGCTACAAAACAACAATATGATATTCTTGCTGAGCAGTTGCCTAGTATGAACCATAGAATTCTAGAAGCTTATCAAAATACAAAAGATTTTGTAAGTTTTATTCAAAAAGTTTTACCAGAAGCTAAAATTAATTTTGTTTCAGAACAGTTGGCTCTACAAGGTTTTACACCTTCTGTATTCTCTTTAGATTTGCCTACAAAAGGTACAACTTTAGAAGAGCAAGAGGCTTATAAAAGAGCCTTGAATTTAAAATTAATTAATCTAATGATTACAGAAATTCCTGACGAAAGTAAATTCTGTGTAAGTTACGGACAATTAAAAGGATGTTATTGGACAGTTCCTGCAACATCTACTCAAGGTACTACAAAAGAAGGAGATAAAGACTATATTGTTCGTGCATCGTTATCGCCAGATCTAGATTTAGAATTACATAAAAAAGTATTTACAGATTTTGTGAATTCTCTATAAATTCCAATTAACATGAAAAGCTTTCATCAAACTACATTTTTGTTTTTACTAATTTTTGCCATAAGTTTTTCTGTGTTTAGTCAAAAAGACAACAATTCTTCAGGAGATTATATTTACAAAAAAGGAGATTTTAATGGAATTGGAAAATGGTATTTAGGCAGAGAAATTGCTTATGTAATGGGTTATGAAGGCATAAATTGGTTAGAACGTTCTACGCGTGAAAAAGAAGAAAACACTTCCAAACTAATCAAAAACATGAATATTAAATCTACTGATATTATTGCAGATATTGGTGCTGGTTCTGGATATCATGCGTTTAAAATGGCACCTTTATGTAAGAGTGGATATGTTTATGCTGTAGATATACAGCCAGAAATGTTAAATGCTATTTTAAAAAATCCGAAGTTTGAAAAATACACCAATATTGAGTTAGTTGAAGGTGATGAAAAATCTGTAAATCTTCCTAAAAATACTTTTGATAAAGTACTGATGGTTGATGTGTATCATGAGTTTAGCTATCCAAAAGAAATGATTTTATCCATTAGAAAAGCATTGAAAGAAAATGGTAAAATTTATTTGATAGAATATAGAATGGAAGACAAATCTGTTCCTATAAAAAAACTTCATAAAATGAGCGAAAAGCAAGCTGTTAAAGAATTACAGGCTGCTGGATTTAAGCTCGATGAAAATATAAGTAATTTACCTTGGCAACATTGTATGGTATTTAGCAAACAATAATTGCCAAGATTTTTTTAATGACTTTTCTTTTTTAATAACTCAGGAAATTTCTTCTTGAACTTATTTAATCTAGGCACAGAAACTGCTTTTACGTAACCTTGATTAGGATTTCTTCTTTCAAAGTCTTGATGATATTCTTCTGCCTCATAAAACTTAGTATGTTTTGTTACTTCTGTAACAATTTGATTGTTATAGACAGACTTATTTAATTCTGCTATTTTATCTTCAATAATTTGTTTTTCTTCTGCTGTGCTATAAAAAGCAATAGACCTGTACTGAGTGCCATAATCTGGGTGTTGGCCATCTTTTGTTGTTGGATTATGAGAGCCAAAAAATACAGCAACTAAGGTTTTAAAAGAAACTTCTTTTGGGTTATAATAAACGGCTACAGTTTCTGCATGACCTGTTTTACCAGTACCAATTGATTGGTAAGTAGGATTTTTTGTAAACCCACCTGCGTAACCTGATACAGCCTCCTCTACTCCTTTAACACTCTCAAAAATAGCCTCTACACACCAAAAACAACCACTAGCAAAATAAGCTACTTTGGTATCTTCTGAAGGTGTATAACTATGGATTTTTTGAGTATCATTAGAACTAGAATCTTTTTTAGAAAACCCTAAACAAGAAAATAATAGTAAAGAAAAAGTAACTGTAAAAAATGCTTTGTAAAATTTCATAAAATTAAAATCGTTTTTAAATTAAAATTTGCACCAAGAACAAACTAAAAAAATTCTTGGCACAAATTTCTGAACTTTTAACTCGATAACAAAACCGAATTACAACTATAGTCGCAAGAAAAGACATCATCATACAGTTTGTTTACAACTTTAGCATTTTGTTAAGAAACCTTATTGTAAAAAACGGATTAGATAGTTACTTTTGTTATTCAATTCAAATTAATTCATGGAGCATTTTATAGTTTCTGCACGTAAATATAGACCTCAAAATTTTGAGGACGTTGTTGGGCAACAAGCCATCACAAATACGTTAGAAAACGCTATAAAAAACAACCATTTAGCGCAGGCTTTGTTGTTTACAGGTCCTAGAGGAGTTGGTAAAACATCTTGTGCCAGAATTCTAGCAAAAAAAATAAATCAGCAAGAAGTAGAAAGTTCAGAAGATGAAGATTTTGCTTTTAATATTTTTGAATTGGATGCAGCCTCTAATAATTCTGTTGATGATATTAGAAGTCTTACAGATCAAGTACGTATACCACCACAAACTGGTAAGTACAAAGTATATATTATAGATGAGGTGCACATGCTTTCTCAGGCAGCTTTTAATGCGTTTTTAAAAACCTTAGAAGAACCACCTGCTCATGCTATTTTTATTTTAGCAACAACAGAAAAACATAAAATTATACCTACAATTTTATCTCGTTGTCAAATTTTTGATTTTAAGAGAATTGGCGTTCTAGATGCCAAAAACTATTTAAAAACAATAAGCGAAAAAGAAGGAATTAATGCAGATGATGATGCTTTGCACATAATTGCTCAAAAGGCAGATGGTGCAATGAGAGATGCGCTTTCTATTTTTGATAGAGTAGTTAGTTTTTCTGGAAAAGAATTAACTAGAGAAGCAGTTACAGAAAACTTGAACGTTTTAGATTATGAAACGTATTTTAATATGACAAGTTTACTGCTCGAAAACAAAATACCTGATGTTTTAAACGCTTTCAACACAATTCTTAGTAAAGGTTTTGAAGGGCATCATTTTATAAACGGATTAGCTAGTCATTTTAGAGATTTATTGGTAGCAAAAGATAAGGCCACAGTTGCTTTATTAGAAGTTGGTGATTCTGCCAAAAAGAAATATTTAGAGCAAGCCACTAAAGCAAGTATACCGTTCTTAATGCAAGCTATTAACAAAGCTAACGATTGTGATCTAAATTATAGAGCCAGCAAAAATCAGCGATTACTTGTAGAATTAACTTTAATGCAAATTGCCTCTATCACTTTTGATGGAGAAAAAAAAAAGTCAGCTAACTACATAATTCCTGCTACTTTTTTTCAAGCTTTATCGCCTAAATTTCAAGAAGTTAAAAAACCTACTTTAAACAATAGCTTTACACCAAAAGCTAATGTAGAAGATACAAAAGCAGTAAAAGAAAAGCCTGTATTAAAATCTGTTCAGAGAAGGTCTTCTTCGTTATCACTAAAAAGTATCCACCAGAAAAAAGAGGTTAAGAAAAGTGTTGTTGAAGAAAATTTTGACAATCACCCTAAAGATGATTTTACACTAAAAGAACTGCAAAAGCACTGGGATATTTATCACAAAAAAATGATTAGTAAAGGGGAAAACAATATGGCTACAGCCTTAGGTGTGAGTAAACCTAAATTGTTACCTAATTTTGTTATTCAACTAAACCTACCAAGCACTTTAATAGAAGATCACTTTAAAGAAGGTAAGTACAAGTTTTTAAAATATTTAAGAGAATCTTTAAATAACTATGGATTATCTACCAAAATTGTAATTGACAAGACTATAGAAGAGAAAAAAGCCTATGGTAATGTTGGTAAATACAAAATTTTGGTAAAGAAAAATCCGCTTTTAGATAAATTAAGACAAACTTTCGAATTAGATCTATAAATAAACCTCTTTTTCTGTTTTGTAACTTTCATCAATATCTTTACCCAGATAAGAAAAAGTTAATCCTTTCTTTTCTAAACCAGCCTTTTCAAACTCAGCAATTAAATATATTCCTTTATCCTTTTCAATAAATAACGGAATTGACTTTTCTTCTTTAGCTAATAACTCTAAAATTTTGTTGTACTCCTCTTCAGAGTTAATTTCAATTTCTTTAATTGTAGGATTTTCTCTAAATGCCTCACTTAAATTAATATAATCGTCTTTTGGTGTAAAGAAGTTTTCACGCTCTTCAGAAGTGGCATTAATAACCTCTAAAGAAGAGGCTAATCTAAATGCACCATGTTCACCAAAAATTGTAGAAAAATTAGCCAATGCATATTTGTTTACTGCATCATTACCTGTCATTGCAATTAAATAACCAACATCATTCAGCTCTATATTATCTCTTAATTCATCATCATAAATGTTTACAGCTAACGCTTCTAAATCTTCGTTTAAGGCTTGCTTGATAAAGTTTTTGTTAGAATCTATAATTACCACTCGCTTTCCTTTACTTTTTAAGAAACTTGCTATTAATCTTGAAGGATTTGAAGCACCAACAATTAAAATGGCATTAGAACTCTTTAAAAACACCCCTACCAATTTTGCAAACAATCTAGCCGTAGTTGCATTTAATAAAACAGTTCCTAATACAATCATAAAAACCAAAGGCGTAATATACTCTGCACCCTCAACTCCTTGTTTTAACAATTTACTTCCAAATAAAGAAGCAATACCTGCTGCAACAATACCTCTTGGCCCTACCCAGCTAATAAAAAGTTTTTCGTTGAATTTTAACTTTGAATTCGTAGTGCTTAAAAATACAGCCAAAGGTCTAATAATAAATACTACCAATGCAAATAGTGCTGCTGTTTTCCAAGTATAAAGCAGTAATAGCTGATCCATATTGATATTTGCTGCCAATAGTATAAAAAGGATAGATATTAAGAGTACACTTAAAGATTCTTTAAAATAAAGCAGTTCTTTAATGTTATTTAATTTTCCATTACCTAAAACCATACCCATTACTACTACTGCCAATAAACCAGATTCATGAGCAAAAAGTTCAGATTCTACAAAAACCAAAAGAACAGCTGAAAGCGAAACAACATTTAACAAGTAATGTGGAATTAATTTCTTGTTGATAGCATATGCTAATGCATGAGCAAA contains the following coding sequences:
- a CDS encoding RNA polymerase sigma factor gives rise to the protein MKPTKQLHQTIIDQCKSNDAKAQMQLYNLYAKGMFAVAVRYMKDKCLAEDVMQDAFIKAFKNIKSYKNEVAFGAWLKRIVINQCIDCLKQKKLELVTINEEITGNLESDNWHFESDICIDLIVSKINELKDKYRLVLTLYLLEGYDHQEISSVLNISENTSRTHLLRGKRMLREELKSTRYAARY
- the meaB gene encoding methylmalonyl Co-A mutase-associated GTPase MeaB, with protein sequence MNKKQSALHEKEGVSKPETTNYSSAEKIKINRAKRNSVDEFVTQILKGNITFLSRAITLVESTNANHQKKANEILERCLPFANNSVRIGITGVPGVGKSTFIEAFGKYLTNKGNKVAVLAVDPSSSVNKGSILGDKTRMEQLVTDQNAFIRPSPSGTSLGGVAQKTRESIILCEAAGFDTIIIETVGVGQSETVVHSMVDFFLLLKLAGAGDELQGIKRGIIEMADAIVINKADGDNAKNANIAKVEFNRALHLYPLKESNWQPKVITASALQNLNIDKVHEMIAEYLKLTKNNNYFEEKRNEQNTFWLLSTINQQLKDNFYNNPNISKELTKEIMNLKNGKTTPFNAAKRLLNL
- a CDS encoding cystathionine beta-synthase, encoding MIHQKLNNFIAQVVDNMPSDWVNLTTHRLDIYNESLAKSEFLAKFEALFKNDTVNKNKLENLPTAYDYIRLGHPLSCVLEWILSKLNDLHPDEVISFSSLTMPILAVLRKNLLENKDTAIYFTNSRFNDIDFETLKRVYGYNFSTHLIDNESEIQESDSSTIFISDKEDFKTFNLSSSVDFYVNAYSDLGSVLLVNGVKNKEYTSEIQHVRRRESVAMTPVNSLKALNLFLGRSYTENDTSANDSKKLVQSLIKDITGTKATPLLGSSGLSIQYAIMMGLVDDALQNHKNKTIKFIVPPNCYGGTNDQARRVAALDKNIEVVDLPVDGKNDMVSSIDRILDEVANEDAVPYIIAEIPTNPRVEVPNLEDLKRVLTNERKTNSGESAIDPIFILDQTFCPNYQFLGEGEILSTCRSIAYASGSKFPSGGKCTAGYCVSNDKAKALMHKIEHHLTLCDNEATKQQYDILAEQLPSMNHRILEAYQNTKDFVSFIQKVLPEAKINFVSEQLALQGFTPSVFSLDLPTKGTTLEEQEAYKRALNLKLINLMITEIPDESKFCVSYGQLKGCYWTVPATSTQGTTKEGDKDYIVRASLSPDLDLELHKKVFTDFVNSL
- a CDS encoding class I SAM-dependent methyltransferase translates to MKSFHQTTFLFLLIFAISFSVFSQKDNNSSGDYIYKKGDFNGIGKWYLGREIAYVMGYEGINWLERSTREKEENTSKLIKNMNIKSTDIIADIGAGSGYHAFKMAPLCKSGYVYAVDIQPEMLNAILKNPKFEKYTNIELVEGDEKSVNLPKNTFDKVLMVDVYHEFSYPKEMILSIRKALKENGKIYLIEYRMEDKSVPIKKLHKMSEKQAVKELQAAGFKLDENISNLPWQHCMVFSKQ
- the msrA gene encoding peptide-methionine (S)-S-oxide reductase MsrA — protein: MKFYKAFFTVTFSLLLFSCLGFSKKDSSSNDTQKIHSYTPSEDTKVAYFASGCFWCVEAIFESVKGVEEAVSGYAGGFTKNPTYQSIGTGKTGHAETVAVYYNPKEVSFKTLVAVFFGSHNPTTKDGQHPDYGTQYRSIAFYSTAEEKQIIEDKIAELNKSVYNNQIVTEVTKHTKFYEAEEYHQDFERRNPNQGYVKAVSVPRLNKFKKKFPELLKKKSH
- the dnaX gene encoding DNA polymerase III subunit gamma/tau, whose product is MEHFIVSARKYRPQNFEDVVGQQAITNTLENAIKNNHLAQALLFTGPRGVGKTSCARILAKKINQQEVESSEDEDFAFNIFELDAASNNSVDDIRSLTDQVRIPPQTGKYKVYIIDEVHMLSQAAFNAFLKTLEEPPAHAIFILATTEKHKIIPTILSRCQIFDFKRIGVLDAKNYLKTISEKEGINADDDALHIIAQKADGAMRDALSIFDRVVSFSGKELTREAVTENLNVLDYETYFNMTSLLLENKIPDVLNAFNTILSKGFEGHHFINGLASHFRDLLVAKDKATVALLEVGDSAKKKYLEQATKASIPFLMQAINKANDCDLNYRASKNQRLLVELTLMQIASITFDGEKKKSANYIIPATFFQALSPKFQEVKKPTLNNSFTPKANVEDTKAVKEKPVLKSVQRRSSSLSLKSIHQKKEVKKSVVEENFDNHPKDDFTLKELQKHWDIYHKKMISKGENNMATALGVSKPKLLPNFVIQLNLPSTLIEDHFKEGKYKFLKYLRESLNNYGLSTKIVIDKTIEEKKAYGNVGKYKILVKKNPLLDKLRQTFELDL
- a CDS encoding sodium:proton antiporter — encoded protein: MLELAGIIILGILAQWVAWKFKIPAILPLILIGLIVGPIAAEYLSEDGTKWIEPIWNGDKGLFPGDYLYYFVSLAISIILFEGGLTLKRNEIKNVGPVITKLITLGSAVTFFGAAIIAHFIFDLGWEISFLFSGLIIVTGPTVITPILRNIPLKKDISTVLKWEGILIDPIGALVAVLVFEFISVGGEGGFTKTALIEFGKILLFGTTFGFTFAHALAYAINKKLIPHYLLNVVSLSAVLLVFVESELFAHESGLLAVVVMGMVLGNGKLNNIKELLYFKESLSVLLISILFILLAANINMDQLLLLYTWKTAALFALVVFIIRPLAVFLSTTNSKLKFNEKLFISWVGPRGIVAAGIASLFGSKLLKQGVEGAEYITPLVFMIVLGTVLLNATTARLFAKLVGVFLKSSNAILIVGASNPSRLIASFLKSKGKRVVIIDSNKNFIKQALNEDLEALAVNIYDDELRDNIELNDVGYLIAMTGNDAVNKYALANFSTIFGEHGAFRLASSLEVINATSEERENFFTPKDDYINLSEAFRENPTIKEIEINSEEEYNKILELLAKEEKSIPLFIEKDKGIYLIAEFEKAGLEKKGLTFSYLGKDIDESYKTEKEVYL